From the genome of Candidatus Electrothrix communis, one region includes:
- the sat gene encoding sulfate adenylyltransferase: MSQLVAPHGGKGLVCALLHGSELVAEQEKAAGLKKVQVSARAKGDLIMMGIGGFSPLDGFMNKADWKGVCENFQMADGTFWPVPITLDITKEDADAIEMGEEIALEADGVIMATMKVSEKFEMTEADKKWECEKVFMGEGEESVDGNFWKIAPEDHPGVIMVMNQKDINIAGSVKVLSQGSYPDEYPGVYLTPAETRAMFEERGWSKVAALQLRNPMHRSHEFLAKIAIEVCDGVLIHSLIGNLKAGDIPAETRVKAIEILIDNYFVKDNVINGGYPLDMRYAGPREGLLHATFRQNYGITDMLIGRDHAGVGDFYGLFEAQEIFDRVPKTGEAGKDLLCQPMKIDWTFYCHKCDGMASLRTCNHGKDDRVILSGTKLRKALSEGAEVVDHFGRDEVLDHLKKYYAGLTEKVEVKMQGAASGQAM; encoded by the coding sequence ATGTCTCAATTGGTAGCCCCTCACGGCGGAAAAGGTCTTGTTTGCGCTCTGCTGCACGGCAGTGAGCTGGTCGCTGAGCAGGAAAAAGCGGCAGGTTTGAAAAAAGTGCAGGTAAGTGCTCGTGCTAAAGGCGACCTGATCATGATGGGTATCGGTGGGTTTTCTCCGCTGGATGGCTTCATGAACAAGGCTGACTGGAAAGGCGTTTGTGAAAATTTCCAGATGGCTGACGGCACCTTCTGGCCTGTACCGATCACTCTGGATATCACCAAAGAAGATGCAGATGCCATTGAAATGGGTGAAGAGATCGCTCTTGAAGCAGACGGCGTGATCATGGCCACCATGAAGGTCTCAGAGAAGTTCGAAATGACCGAGGCTGATAAGAAATGGGAATGTGAAAAAGTCTTCATGGGCGAAGGCGAAGAGTCTGTTGACGGAAATTTCTGGAAGATTGCCCCGGAAGATCATCCCGGTGTTATCATGGTTATGAACCAGAAAGATATAAACATTGCCGGTTCGGTAAAAGTTCTTTCTCAGGGAAGCTATCCTGACGAGTATCCCGGAGTCTACCTGACCCCGGCCGAGACCCGCGCTATGTTTGAAGAGCGTGGTTGGTCCAAGGTTGCTGCTCTTCAGCTGCGTAACCCCATGCATCGTTCCCATGAGTTCCTGGCCAAGATTGCTATTGAAGTCTGTGACGGTGTTTTGATTCACTCCCTGATCGGTAACCTGAAGGCTGGTGATATTCCGGCTGAGACCCGTGTCAAAGCGATTGAAATTCTGATCGACAACTATTTTGTAAAAGATAACGTTATCAACGGTGGTTACCCGCTGGATATGCGTTATGCCGGTCCTCGTGAAGGCTTGCTCCATGCCACCTTCCGTCAGAACTACGGTATCACCGATATGCTGATCGGTCGCGATCATGCCGGTGTGGGTGATTTCTACGGTCTGTTCGAGGCTCAGGAAATCTTTGATCGTGTTCCGAAGACCGGTGAGGCAGGAAAAGACCTGCTCTGCCAGCCCATGAAGATCGACTGGACCTTCTACTGCCACAAGTGTGATGGTATGGCTTCTCTGCGTACTTGTAACCACGGTAAAGATGATCGCGTCATCCTTTCCGGTACCAAACTGCGTAAGGCTCTTTCTGAAGGTGCTGAGGTTGTCGATCATTTTGGTCGTGACGAGGTTCTGGATCACCTCAAGAAGTACTATGCTGGTTTGACCGAGAAGGTTGAGGTCAAGATGCAGGGTGCTGCTTCTGGGCAGGCTATGTAA
- a CDS encoding manganese-dependent inorganic pyrophosphatase, which produces MAVYVTGHKNPDTDSVTAAIAYAELLKAGGEDAVASMQGEMNPETETVLKRFGVAAPEIMTDASGKTVALVDHSDLNQAPDNISADSVVAIVDHHKIGDVTTNSPIFCCVKPVGCTGTVLKQLYDTEGVAVDPKVAGLMLSAILSDTVNFKSPTCTEEDKKAVAELKEIASVEDTDELFMEMLKAKSAVAGVPAKDLLNRDYKDFDMKGNKIGCGQLELATLDQVVDIRDDLYKAMEEQKAAGGHHTILLMLTDVVKEGTDLVVLSDDASVVEGAFDSKLEGNSMWIPGMMSRKKQTIPNMQKAFGC; this is translated from the coding sequence ATGGCAGTCTATGTTACAGGCCACAAAAATCCGGATACCGACTCAGTCACCGCAGCCATTGCTTATGCTGAGCTGCTGAAAGCTGGCGGAGAAGACGCTGTTGCGTCTATGCAGGGAGAAATGAATCCGGAGACGGAAACTGTTCTCAAGCGCTTTGGTGTGGCTGCACCGGAGATCATGACCGATGCCTCTGGTAAGACCGTTGCCTTGGTTGATCACAGTGACCTGAATCAGGCTCCTGACAACATCAGCGCAGACAGCGTTGTCGCCATTGTGGACCACCATAAGATTGGTGATGTTACCACAAATAGTCCGATTTTTTGCTGTGTAAAGCCTGTTGGCTGCACTGGTACTGTTCTGAAGCAGCTGTATGACACCGAAGGTGTTGCTGTTGATCCCAAGGTTGCTGGCTTGATGCTGTCCGCTATTCTCAGTGATACTGTTAACTTCAAGTCCCCGACTTGTACGGAAGAGGACAAAAAAGCAGTTGCAGAGCTGAAAGAGATTGCTTCAGTTGAAGATACTGATGAGCTGTTCATGGAGATGCTCAAGGCAAAAAGCGCTGTTGCCGGTGTGCCTGCTAAGGACCTGTTGAACCGTGACTATAAAGATTTTGACATGAAGGGCAACAAGATAGGTTGTGGTCAGCTTGAGCTTGCCACCCTGGATCAGGTTGTTGATATTCGAGATGATCTCTATAAGGCAATGGAAGAGCAGAAAGCTGCTGGCGGTCACCACACCATCCTGCTTATGCTGACAGATGTTGTGAAAGAAGGAACTGATTTGGTTGTTCTCTCTGACGATGCTTCTGTTGTAGAAGGCGCGTTCGATAGTAAACTGGAAGGTAATTCCATGTGGATCCCCGGTATGATGAGCCGTAAAAAACAGACTATACCCAATATGCAGAAGGCATTTGGTTGCTAA
- the aroB gene encoding 3-dehydroquinate synthase has protein sequence MTETVVTVGLDERSYPIRISSGLLAEIGSDLRQRNIGTKYGVIADDTVAGLYGKQCMQSLEAAGLRAELITFPHGEANKHMGTVATLASELAQRGFDRGDALIALGGGVTGDITGFLAAIYMRGIPFVQIPTTLLSQVDSSVGGKTGVDLPEGKNLAGVFYQPKAVYIDTDVLQTLPRDELQGGLAEVIKYGVIHDADFFAFLEKNKDAVFALQQDVLTQLIARCCEIKAWVVEQDEREGGLRRILNFGHTIGHAVEAASGFQLIHGKAVAIGMCAAADLAVRTGCMAEQDACAIRNLIKRYELPVSVPAELDRKLIKKYLLNDKKTVAGRVFYVLPEAIGKVMITDQVSDHDVDAIIACPVC, from the coding sequence ATGACAGAAACCGTAGTAACCGTAGGGTTGGACGAGAGGAGTTACCCTATTCGAATCAGTTCAGGATTATTGGCTGAAATTGGATCTGATCTCAGGCAAAGAAATATAGGGACAAAATACGGGGTCATTGCGGATGATACTGTTGCGGGGCTGTACGGTAAGCAATGTATGCAGTCCTTGGAGGCAGCCGGTCTCCGAGCCGAGCTCATCACCTTTCCTCATGGTGAAGCCAATAAACATATGGGGACCGTGGCTACCTTGGCCAGTGAATTGGCGCAGCGTGGTTTTGATCGCGGCGACGCCTTGATCGCTCTGGGTGGCGGGGTAACCGGAGATATTACTGGTTTTCTTGCCGCAATCTATATGCGCGGTATTCCCTTTGTTCAGATCCCGACAACGCTTTTGTCGCAGGTGGACAGCTCTGTTGGCGGAAAGACCGGGGTTGACCTGCCTGAGGGGAAGAACTTGGCCGGTGTCTTTTATCAGCCCAAGGCTGTGTATATTGATACGGATGTTTTGCAGACTCTCCCCCGTGATGAATTGCAAGGAGGGCTTGCTGAAGTGATTAAGTATGGGGTTATTCATGACGCAGACTTTTTTGCTTTTCTTGAGAAAAATAAAGATGCTGTCTTTGCCCTGCAACAGGATGTCCTTACGCAATTGATTGCCCGGTGCTGTGAGATTAAAGCTTGGGTGGTGGAGCAGGATGAACGAGAGGGCGGGTTGCGCAGGATATTGAATTTCGGACATACCATTGGCCATGCAGTGGAGGCGGCTTCTGGTTTTCAACTTATTCATGGCAAGGCAGTGGCTATCGGTATGTGCGCCGCTGCTGATTTGGCTGTCCGAACCGGCTGTATGGCTGAGCAGGATGCCTGTGCTATTCGAAATCTGATCAAGCGATACGAGCTGCCTGTCTCGGTTCCGGCTGAGCTTGATAGAAAACTCATTAAGAAATATCTGCTAAATGATAAGAAAACCGTTGCCGGAAGAGTCTTTTATGTTCTCCCTGAGGCGATCGGTAAAGTAATGATCACCGATCAAGTGAGTGATCATGATGTTGACGCGATTATTGCTTGCCCTGTTTGTTAA
- a CDS encoding DUF1566 domain-containing protein, with product MRKIILLAGLVAGGVAMSVTASANNWLLYLPAILAGSGGGTTQPPVTTESNNWLLFLPAILAGSQGGQPPVVTVPKFNDTGITECAENTLKEDCNYGRDVTVPDPDPSDGHAGFEFSLVTGGCIKDEVTGLVWSLDQGGDVWSGTSGIVNAANTGELCGLTAWRMPTIKELVSIVSYHTYSPAIDTNFFTNASTDKAYWSDTDVSGVSSKWTVNIYGATAPVSTSNPEPLSVRLVHD from the coding sequence ATGAGAAAGATAATTTTATTGGCAGGCCTGGTTGCCGGGGGGGTTGCTATGTCGGTAACAGCCTCTGCGAATAATTGGTTGCTGTACCTGCCAGCAATTCTTGCTGGCTCAGGGGGGGGGACGACTCAACCTCCTGTGACCACAGAATCCAATAACTGGTTATTGTTTTTGCCTGCGATTTTGGCCGGGAGCCAAGGGGGGCAGCCTCCAGTTGTCACGGTTCCGAAATTTAATGATACCGGTATTACAGAATGTGCAGAAAATACCCTTAAAGAGGATTGTAATTACGGTAGAGATGTTACCGTTCCTGATCCCGATCCTTCAGACGGGCACGCTGGATTTGAGTTTAGTCTTGTAACGGGAGGGTGCATAAAGGATGAGGTTACAGGCCTTGTATGGAGTCTTGACCAAGGTGGTGATGTGTGGAGTGGTACGAGTGGAATAGTTAATGCTGCCAATACAGGAGAACTGTGTGGATTAACAGCTTGGCGTATGCCCACAATCAAGGAGCTGGTAAGTATAGTTTCATATCATACTTACAGTCCGGCGATTGACACCAATTTTTTCACGAATGCTTCGACTGATAAGGCCTATTGGAGTGATACTGATGTATCTGGCGTATCATCGAAATGGACAGTTAATATCTATGGTGCTACTGCTCCGGTTTCGACAAGTAATCCTGAACCATTGAGTGTTCGTTTGGTGCATGATTGA
- a CDS encoding DUF1566 domain-containing protein gives MKIFVFFVTSCCVFLSTYAMAASCGTNMNDNGDGTVTDMTTGLTWRQCLEGLTGGSCDDLGTTADTKTWSDAVDMGDGTWRVPNVKELQSIVDESAKDPAINTTCFPNTPTGYVWSSSPYAADGTRSWIVSFSNGQAGAVARTGAYNVRLVRDAPTL, from the coding sequence ATGAAAATATTTGTTTTTTTTGTGACGAGCTGTTGTGTTTTTCTCTCAACATATGCAATGGCTGCATCATGTGGAACGAACATGAACGATAACGGCGATGGGACTGTTACCGATATGACTACTGGATTGACCTGGAGACAATGTCTTGAAGGGCTGACCGGTGGTAGTTGTGATGACCTTGGTACGACGGCAGATACAAAGACATGGTCGGATGCGGTTGATATGGGAGACGGTACATGGAGGGTTCCTAATGTCAAAGAGTTACAGTCTATTGTGGATGAAAGCGCCAAAGATCCTGCGATTAACACTACCTGTTTTCCAAATACACCCACCGGGTATGTATGGTCTTCTTCGCCATATGCTGCTGATGGAACAAGATCGTGGATTGTTTCGTTTAGTAACGGACAAGCAGGGGCGGTAGCGAGAACAGGCGCTTATAATGTACGCCTTGTACGTGATGCGCCGACACTGTAA
- a CDS encoding zinc ribbon domain-containing protein yields the protein MPIYEFYCQDCNTIFNFLSSRINTEKRPACPKCGKKELDRQMSRFAVIGKAKEEDADDPMAGLDESKMEQAFEGLMREAEGMNEEDPRQMAQLMRKFTGKTGISMGEQMEEALSRMESGEDPDQIEQEMGDLLDSDDAFSLDGLKKKLRTGARSPIHDETLYQL from the coding sequence ATGCCGATTTACGAATTTTATTGCCAAGACTGCAACACCATCTTTAATTTTCTCTCCAGCCGCATCAATACCGAAAAACGGCCAGCCTGTCCTAAATGCGGAAAAAAAGAGCTGGATCGTCAGATGTCCCGCTTTGCTGTTATTGGCAAGGCCAAGGAAGAGGATGCTGATGATCCGATGGCTGGCCTAGATGAGAGTAAGATGGAACAGGCCTTTGAGGGCCTAATGCGGGAAGCTGAGGGGATGAACGAGGAGGACCCGCGTCAGATGGCGCAGCTGATGCGTAAATTCACCGGCAAAACGGGTATCTCGATGGGGGAGCAGATGGAGGAAGCGCTGTCCCGGATGGAGTCCGGTGAGGATCCTGATCAGATTGAACAGGAAATGGGCGATCTTCTGGATAGTGATGATGCCTTTTCGCTGGACGGCCTGAAGAAGAAGCTTCGGACCGGCGCTCGTTCACCGATTCATGACGAAACTCTCTACCAACTGTAG
- a CDS encoding SPFH domain-containing protein produces MGTDNLVFLEALEWFDETGQELLHRLPESGSGEIKYGAQLTVRDSQAAVMYYKGRAGDAFGPGRHTLKTGNIPIITKILSAPWAGTSPLRAEVYFVNLKVFPNLKWGTRDPVAFRDSELGFVRLRAHGVFNIRIVQPVLFINTLAGTMGKYTTEQIEGYLRRVIVSRLNDYLGETLDTLFDLPAQFDELAVGLKKRLDKDFIRFGLALDELYISSITPPEEVQTAIDDRSRMGAIKDIDGFVRMKAGMAMEKAALAGNEAGAGLGLGMGMMMPAMFANTAPAGNVTNAQQQGCGQPSAAVPTTQCSDCTNTIPADARFCPFCGHQQVVILQCSNCGKNLTAGAKFCSRCGHSADEKPAARICSNCQNENLPGAKFCDNCGQQII; encoded by the coding sequence GTGGGGACGGATAACCTCGTTTTTCTTGAAGCTCTGGAATGGTTTGACGAAACCGGCCAAGAGTTGTTGCATCGATTGCCAGAGTCCGGTTCCGGGGAAATCAAATACGGTGCTCAGCTGACGGTACGGGATAGTCAGGCAGCGGTGATGTATTATAAGGGTCGAGCCGGAGATGCCTTCGGTCCGGGGCGGCATACCCTGAAGACCGGCAACATCCCTATAATTACCAAGATACTCTCTGCGCCTTGGGCAGGCACTAGCCCGTTGCGGGCCGAGGTCTATTTTGTCAATCTCAAGGTTTTTCCCAACCTGAAATGGGGTACCCGTGACCCTGTGGCCTTTCGGGATTCCGAATTGGGTTTTGTGCGCCTGCGGGCACACGGTGTCTTTAATATTCGTATTGTCCAGCCAGTACTTTTTATAAATACCTTGGCCGGTACTATGGGCAAATATACAACAGAGCAAATTGAGGGTTATCTGCGACGGGTTATTGTTTCCCGGCTCAATGATTATCTCGGTGAGACCCTGGATACCCTGTTTGACCTGCCTGCCCAGTTTGATGAGCTGGCAGTCGGATTAAAGAAGCGGCTCGATAAAGATTTTATTCGTTTTGGACTGGCACTCGATGAATTGTACATTTCCTCCATAACTCCGCCGGAAGAAGTGCAGACAGCCATTGATGACCGCAGCCGTATGGGGGCAATCAAGGATATTGATGGATTTGTTCGCATGAAGGCTGGTATGGCTATGGAAAAAGCAGCCTTGGCTGGTAACGAGGCTGGAGCTGGTTTAGGCTTAGGTATGGGGATGATGATGCCTGCTATGTTTGCCAATACTGCTCCTGCTGGCAACGTTACCAATGCGCAACAGCAGGGATGCGGGCAACCTTCAGCAGCGGTGCCGACAACGCAATGCTCGGATTGTACTAATACCATACCTGCTGATGCCCGTTTTTGCCCATTTTGTGGCCATCAGCAGGTCGTGATTTTGCAATGCAGCAATTGTGGTAAAAATTTAACGGCCGGAGCAAAGTTCTGCTCACGCTGCGGCCATTCGGCAGATGAAAAGCCTGCTGCCCGCATTTGTTCCAATTGTCAGAATGAAAATCTTCCCGGCGCAAAATTTTGTGATAATTGCGGTCAGCAGATCATCTAA
- the lon gene encoding endopeptidase La: MEFDDSLSASMDDFAENTQDMDIPEELPMMAVRDVVVFNYMILPLFVGRPGSVSAVNEAMEGDKLLMLVTQKDATSDEPEPDDLYKVGMVSMIMRTLKLPDGRLKVLVQALSKAEIKSYEQKKPHFRVNIDLIEDEVAEEVTVEVEALMRLVREQTEKIMSLRGILSADLMAIVNNIEEPGRLADLVGSNLRLKVSESQKILETAPPVERLRLVAELLNKEMEVATVQAKIQSDAKEEMSRSQREYFLREQMQALKKELGDDDAYSEEIEELGKKIKKKKMPKSARKEARKELKRLEMMHPDASEANIIRTYIEWIIDLPWKKSSKDILDLEKAAQVLDEDHYGLEKIKERILEFLAVRKLNADTKGPILCFAGPPGVGKTSLGQAVAKAMGRKFYRLSLGGMRDEAEIRGHRRTYIGAMPGRILQGLKNVETNNPVFMMDEIDKIGSDYRGDPSSALLEVLDPEQNDTFSDHYMNMPFDLSKVMFITTANRTDTIPGPLMDRMEVIRLAGYTLEEKVVIARRYLLPRQVKENGIKLSLIKLDDQILELIITHYTLEAGVRNLERELGKVCRKLARKIAEGGKGPYTISQNTLKKYLGPPKFLPETELDTLMQPGLAVGLAWTSVGGVLLHIETSVLPGKGKVILTGQLGDVMKESAQAALTYCRSRSKALGVSDEYFDTIDIHVHVPAGAIPKDGPSAGITMTTALCSAITGKMVKKGVAMTGEVTLRGRVLPIGGLKEKALAALRAGIKKIIIPHDNEKDLVEIPEEMRKKLSFFPVKHMDEVLEHALGGLKKSVVKKK, from the coding sequence ATGGAATTTGACGACTCGTTATCAGCCAGTATGGATGATTTCGCAGAAAATACTCAAGATATGGATATACCGGAAGAGCTGCCCATGATGGCGGTTCGGGATGTAGTTGTTTTTAACTATATGATCCTCCCTTTGTTTGTAGGGCGCCCTGGTTCTGTATCTGCGGTGAATGAGGCCATGGAAGGCGATAAGTTGCTGATGCTGGTCACCCAGAAAGATGCAACCAGCGACGAGCCGGAGCCCGATGACCTGTATAAGGTCGGAATGGTTTCCATGATTATGCGGACCTTAAAATTGCCGGACGGCAGATTGAAGGTCTTGGTGCAGGCCTTGTCCAAGGCGGAAATTAAATCCTATGAGCAGAAGAAGCCCCATTTCCGGGTCAATATCGATCTGATTGAAGACGAAGTCGCCGAGGAGGTCACCGTTGAAGTGGAGGCCTTGATGCGCCTTGTGCGGGAGCAGACCGAGAAAATTATGTCCCTGCGCGGTATTCTTTCCGCCGATTTGATGGCGATCGTTAATAATATCGAGGAACCGGGCAGGCTTGCTGATCTCGTGGGATCCAATCTTCGTCTCAAGGTTTCAGAATCGCAGAAAATTCTTGAGACAGCCCCTCCTGTGGAGCGTTTACGCCTAGTGGCGGAGCTGCTGAATAAGGAGATGGAGGTTGCCACGGTCCAGGCGAAAATTCAGTCTGACGCCAAGGAAGAAATGTCTCGCTCTCAGCGGGAGTATTTTCTGCGTGAGCAGATGCAGGCCTTGAAAAAGGAACTGGGCGATGATGATGCGTACTCCGAAGAAATCGAGGAATTGGGCAAAAAGATCAAGAAGAAAAAGATGCCCAAGTCTGCCCGCAAAGAGGCTCGTAAGGAGTTAAAGCGTCTTGAAATGATGCATCCAGACGCCTCGGAGGCCAATATCATTCGTACCTATATCGAATGGATCATTGATCTGCCGTGGAAAAAGTCCTCCAAAGATATTCTTGACCTGGAAAAAGCAGCCCAGGTCCTGGATGAGGATCATTATGGTTTGGAGAAGATTAAGGAGCGTATCCTTGAGTTTCTTGCTGTGCGCAAACTGAACGCTGATACCAAGGGTCCTATTCTCTGTTTCGCCGGACCTCCTGGGGTGGGTAAGACATCGCTGGGTCAGGCTGTTGCCAAGGCAATGGGTCGCAAGTTTTATCGCTTATCCCTTGGTGGTATGCGGGATGAAGCTGAAATTCGGGGCCACCGTCGGACCTATATCGGTGCTATGCCCGGCCGTATCCTTCAGGGGTTGAAAAATGTGGAAACCAATAACCCCGTTTTTATGATGGATGAGATCGATAAGATCGGCTCAGATTATCGGGGTGACCCCTCTTCGGCCCTGCTGGAAGTTCTTGATCCTGAGCAGAACGATACTTTTTCCGATCATTATATGAACATGCCTTTTGATCTCTCCAAGGTCATGTTTATCACCACCGCTAACAGGACAGACACCATTCCTGGGCCGTTGATGGATAGGATGGAGGTCATCCGGCTTGCCGGTTATACTCTGGAAGAGAAAGTCGTTATAGCAAGGAGATACCTCCTTCCGAGGCAGGTGAAGGAAAATGGAATAAAACTGAGTCTCATAAAATTGGATGATCAGATTTTGGAGTTGATCATCACCCATTATACCTTGGAGGCTGGTGTCAGAAATTTGGAGCGGGAGCTTGGTAAGGTTTGTCGTAAGCTGGCGCGAAAAATCGCTGAAGGGGGCAAGGGTCCGTATACGATATCTCAAAATACCCTGAAAAAATATTTGGGACCGCCTAAGTTTTTGCCCGAAACAGAGCTGGACACCCTGATGCAACCAGGCTTAGCAGTCGGACTGGCCTGGACTTCTGTTGGCGGAGTCTTGTTGCATATTGAGACCTCTGTGCTTCCTGGTAAAGGGAAAGTAATATTGACCGGCCAGTTGGGCGATGTGATGAAGGAATCAGCACAGGCTGCCTTGACCTATTGTCGGAGTCGCAGTAAGGCCCTTGGGGTAAGTGATGAATATTTTGATACCATTGATATTCATGTTCATGTCCCTGCCGGAGCGATCCCTAAAGATGGTCCTTCAGCCGGTATCACCATGACCACGGCTCTCTGTTCGGCAATCACCGGGAAAATGGTGAAAAAAGGGGTAGCTATGACCGGTGAGGTAACCCTGCGCGGTCGGGTGCTTCCCATCGGAGGGCTGAAGGAAAAGGCCCTTGCCGCCCTGCGGGCTGGTATCAAAAAAATTATCATTCCTCATGATAATGAAAAAGATCTGGTGGAGATTCCCGAAGAGATGCGCAAGAAGCTTTCCTTTTTTCCTGTGAAGCATATGGATGAGGTTCTTGAGCATGCCCTTGGCGGTTTGAAGAAATCAGTTGTTAAAAAAAAGTAA
- a CDS encoding bifunctional homocysteine S-methyltransferase/methylenetetrahydrofolate reductase, whose product MKPPFIEYVRNHVVLGDGALGSYLFERGVERGRNLDLLNVQAPDIIFNAHEEYIRAGSQLIETNTFGANRFNLRESGAEERVEEINRAGAEIAVKAAGHQVYVAGSMGPSGIIFPRDEEEFTPDDLRESFRAQVRGLAEGGVDVLIIETFPSLDEVLLAIEVARSEAPELPVIGQMVYPARGTTVRGDDALSCGRAMIKAGAAMVGTNCGRGIDAMVSAIGRMSILAGEGIPLSAFPNAGMPEQVGHRMIYPAQPGYMASRAREMIRNGVHLIGGCCGTAPSHIQEFRSALKIKPVRVRIQDVKIKEEVQEDIIPEPQNGGFLESLQPGRLPIIVELDPPTHLDAEPVLEGAERLAEAGVDAISLGENPLAILRAGNLGVASLIRQRTGVQTIIHQTGRDLNALGIQSRMMEAHLLGIEAVLAVSGDSAAGTDQPGVSGVFDLRSAGLIRMLDSLNRGMNMAGRSLKQQTNFSIGAAFSFRPASPDLQIRRLEKKAALGARYAMTQPLFSVDEIEQMMEKVQHIDILMFPGIFPLISSRNAEFLHNEVPGIYVPAELRKQLARFDKVADQRKVALEYTTGLVDKISSFIDGLYLISPLNKWDVILDFVVQARQAGWKGSGRVGRL is encoded by the coding sequence ATGAAACCGCCTTTTATTGAATATGTCCGGAATCATGTTGTGCTGGGGGACGGCGCGCTCGGCTCCTACCTTTTTGAACGGGGGGTCGAGCGAGGGCGGAATCTGGATTTGCTGAATGTGCAGGCCCCTGATATTATCTTTAATGCCCATGAAGAGTATATTCGGGCGGGCAGTCAGCTGATTGAGACCAATACCTTTGGTGCCAACAGATTTAACCTGCGTGAATCCGGTGCGGAAGAGCGGGTGGAGGAGATTAACCGGGCCGGGGCGGAAATTGCCGTCAAAGCGGCCGGACATCAGGTCTATGTAGCCGGTTCTATGGGGCCGTCTGGGATTATTTTTCCTCGTGACGAAGAGGAGTTCACACCGGATGATCTCAGGGAGAGTTTTAGGGCACAGGTACGGGGACTGGCAGAGGGAGGTGTTGATGTCCTGATTATCGAAACCTTTCCCAGTCTTGATGAGGTACTGCTTGCTATTGAAGTCGCTCGGAGCGAAGCTCCTGAACTCCCTGTTATTGGCCAGATGGTATACCCTGCACGAGGAACGACAGTGCGGGGAGATGACGCCCTCAGCTGCGGCAGGGCCATGATCAAGGCCGGGGCTGCTATGGTGGGGACCAATTGCGGGCGCGGTATTGACGCAATGGTGTCGGCCATAGGCAGGATGTCCATCTTGGCAGGGGAGGGGATTCCTCTTTCTGCCTTTCCCAATGCCGGAATGCCGGAGCAGGTAGGACATCGTATGATTTATCCGGCACAGCCTGGATATATGGCGTCCAGAGCCAGAGAGATGATCCGCAACGGAGTGCATCTCATTGGCGGCTGCTGCGGTACAGCTCCATCTCATATTCAGGAATTTCGTTCGGCCCTGAAGATAAAACCTGTACGCGTCCGGATCCAGGACGTGAAAATCAAGGAAGAGGTTCAGGAAGATATTATCCCCGAGCCACAAAACGGTGGCTTTCTGGAAAGTCTTCAGCCGGGTCGATTGCCTATCATCGTGGAACTTGATCCTCCTACTCATCTGGATGCAGAACCCGTTTTGGAAGGGGCAGAGCGATTGGCTGAGGCCGGAGTGGATGCCATTTCTCTTGGTGAGAATCCGTTGGCCATCCTCCGGGCAGGAAATCTTGGTGTGGCCTCCCTTATTCGGCAACGGACCGGAGTCCAGACTATTATCCACCAGACCGGACGGGACCTCAATGCGCTGGGAATCCAGTCCCGGATGATGGAAGCGCATTTGCTCGGCATAGAAGCTGTTCTCGCCGTTTCCGGGGATTCAGCAGCTGGTACGGATCAACCAGGGGTCAGCGGCGTTTTTGATTTGCGGTCCGCAGGGCTGATTAGAATGCTTGACAGTTTGAACCGGGGCATGAATATGGCTGGACGCTCCCTGAAACAACAGACCAATTTCTCCATTGGCGCGGCCTTCAGTTTTCGTCCTGCCTCACCTGACCTGCAAATCAGACGGCTGGAGAAAAAGGCTGCTCTCGGTGCTCGCTACGCCATGACCCAGCCTCTTTTTTCTGTTGATGAGATTGAGCAGATGATGGAAAAGGTACAGCATATAGATATTCTTATGTTTCCAGGAATTTTTCCACTTATATCCTCTCGTAATGCCGAGTTTCTTCATAATGAAGTACCAGGGATTTACGTACCTGCTGAGTTGCGAAAGCAACTTGCTCGTTTTGACAAGGTCGCTGATCAGCGCAAGGTCGCGTTGGAATATACCACTGGGCTGGTAGATAAAATTTCTTCCTTTATTGACGGACTGTACCTGATCAGTCCACTCAATAAATGGGATGTTATCCTTGATTTCGTTGTTCAGGCTCGTCAGGCGGGTTGGAAGGGCAGCGGTCGAGTGGGACGGCTGTAG